Within Paenibacillus sabinae T27, the genomic segment CGGTCAACTGCTTGGATTGATCGGTCCGAACGGAGCCGGCAAAAGCACGACGATCAAGACTCTGCTCGGCTTGCTGAAGCATGCTAAGGCCAAGGTGGAGATCGGCGGCTTGGACGGCGGTTCTTGCGCCTATGTACCGGAGCAGCCGGTCTTCTACGAGGATTTGACGCTGTGGGAGCATCTGGACCTGTCGGCTGCCGCCTACGGGCTGGAATATGGGCAATTCAAGGAGGCGGCGGAGCGTCTGCTCCGTCAGTTCGGCATGGAGCATGTGCGCGACGATCTGCCAGCGGGTTTCTCCAAAGGGATGAAGCAGAAAATGATGCTGATGCTCGGCTTCCTTGCCCAGCCTGATCTTTATATTGTGGACGAGCCATTCATTGGCCTCGATCCACGCGCGACCAAGGACTTTCTGAAGCTGCTGGAGACGGAGCGGCGGCGCGGAGCCGGTGTGCTGATGTCGACGCATGTGCTGGATACGGCGGAAAAGATTTGCGACTCCTTTGTGCTCGTATCTGCCGGAAAGGTGGCGGCATCAGGGACGCTTGAGCACATCCGCGCGGCGGCGGGACTGCCGGAAGCTTCGCTGTTCGACTGCTTCGACGCGCTGGCATGATAGGGGAGGGAAAGCTTGCCATGAACACAATGATGGAGAACCAAGCAGGCTATGATACTCCTTCTCCAAGGCGGCTGCTGCAAAGGCGGCTGGCCCGCCACTGGAAGGAACAATGGGGCATCATTCGCACCGCCGCGGACTGGACGGTGTTTCTGTACCTCATAATTCCGGGGGCGCTGCTGGGCGGAAGGTACTATTACGGCTTCTGGAATGAGCCGCTTCCGAAGTGGACTATGCTCCTGCCTTATGCCCTCCTGCCGGCGCTGCTTGCCTTACTTATGCAGGGCGGCATCCTGCTGCTGCTGCATGAAGGAGACCTGCTGTTCCTTCGTCAGCGCAAGGAGTGGCTGCGTACGGTAATACGGGGCGGAATAGAGTACAGCTTGGCGGTTACGGCCCTGAAAATTACGGCAGGTTTTCTGATTCTGCTGCCTTTTCTCGTCCGGGCCTACGGGCTAAGCGGAGCGGACACGGGAGCGCTGCTGGCCCTGAGCCTGTGCTGCGGGACATGCGTCAAGCTGCTCGCGCACATGGTAAGAGTACAGAAGCAGGGCTGGCGCAGATGGCTGTGGATGCTGCTTGCCTCATGGCTGCCGTGCGGGCTGTTCATCCGCGCCGCCGCGGCCTGGAGCGTTCATCCGGCGCTGCTGCTGCTTGCGGCTGCCGGGTACGCGGTGGTCGCGGCAGCCGCGCTGCGGGCAAGACTGAGGCTGCACGGCACGTTCCTTGGCGATGTGCGAGAGGACTTCAAGCAGCGGATGAAGATCGCCGGACTACTGCTGAGAGGCGTCATTGACAAGCCTCGTCCGACCCGGCATAAACCGTGGATCTTCCGTAAATCCCGGCCGCTGCTGCGATCCGTCACTCCCGAAAGCAGGCTGGCCGATGCGTCAATCAAGGCGTTTGTGCGCAATCCGGGACATTTCAAGCTGTATCTTCAGTTTACCGGGGTGGGCGCTATAGCCATTCTGATCGTGCCGGGAATGCTGAAATGGGCCGTCTGCATTGTGCTGGTATTATTGATGGCCTCCTGGCTGGTCTCGTACTGGAAGGTTTTTTCCAGTGAAGAGTTTATTGCGCTGCTCCCGTTTGCCAAAGAACGGAAAGCCGACGCGGGGAGCCGGGCGGTTCCCATTCTCCTGCTTCCGTTCTCTCTGCTGTGCTCGGCGGCTGCAGCGATTCCGCTGTACGGCTGGTGGGGGCTGGCGGTGTTCATCCCAGCCGGAGCGGTGATCGGTATTATGGCGGCAAGGGTATTTACCGCTTTTCGCCTGGCCAGATGAATCGAAATGAATAAACGCACCAGCGTGAACGACGAGGGCATCGTCTGTTCACGCTGGTTTAATTTTACAAAATATTTTGTTTCATCCCGGATTTTACCGGGTAAGTGGGAATTACTTTTAAAATTAAGGATTACCGCCTTCAGGCTTCCGGCCGTGCGGCATGCATCCCGGCTGTATATCCCGTTGAGAAAGCCGCAGTGATGTTATAACCGCCCGTATATCCGTGTATATCCAGGATTTCGCCGCAGAAATACAGACCCGGCATCAGCTTTGACTGCATGGTTCCGGGATCGATTTCCTTCAAATGAACGCCGCCCCCCGTAACAAACGCTTCCTCCAAAGGACGGGTACCGTGAACAGTAACCGGCATGCGCTTCATCAGGGCGGCGAGCGCCGCAAGATTGCTTTTGGAGAGATGAGGCACGGTAAGATCGCCATCAATTCCCGCCTTGGACAGCAGAAGCGGAATGAGCCGTTCCGGCAGCAGCCCCTTAAGCGCGTTGCGGACGGCCTTTTTAGACTCTGCTTCCAGCTTGTTCCGCAGCTCTGCTTCCATTTCATTTGGACTGAGGTCCGGGAACAGATCGATAGACAGCTCCACCGCCGGTTGTCCTGTCCTGCGCTGAACCTGCCGCAGAAACTGGCTGCAGCGCAGCGCAACCGGACCGGACAGCCCGAAGTGGGTAAAAATCATGTCGCCCCTGTGGGAGATCAGCTTTTTGCCCTTTTCATTCCAGACGGTAAGCGATACATCGCGCAGAGAGAGCCCCTGCAGCTCGCCGGACCTGACCCAGTCCTCACGCGATACAATCGGTACCTCCGTCGGGTACAGCTCCGTTACCGAATGCCCCGCTGCTTGGGCCCATGCATATCCATCGCCGGTGGAGCCGGTATGCGGGACCGATTTGCCTCCTGTCGCGATAATAACCGCCCGGGCGGTGAGCTTTTTCCCCGAAGCCAGCAGAACGCCGTGAACGCAGTCCTTCCCATATATCACTTCCCGGACCGGACTGTCCGTAATAACCTGAACGCCGAGGCTCTTGACTCTGCCGACCAACGCGGAGACGACACTGGAAGCTTTATCGGAAACGGGAAACATTCGGCCGTTATCTTCTTCCTTTAACTTAATGCCCAAATTTTCAAAAAAGGCGACGATGGAACGATTGTCGAATTGGCCGAGCGCGCTGTACAGAAAACGTCCATTGCCCGGTATATTGGCGATCAGCTCAGCTGTTTCCTTCATATTCGTCACATTGCAGCGGCCGCCGCCGGAGATGCCCAGCTTGCGTCCGAGCTTGGTTCCCTTGTCGATTAGCAGCACGGACGCCCCATGCTCCGCTGCGGCAACGCTTGCCATCAGACCGGAGGGTCCGCCGCCGATGACGATAACATCGAATTCACTCATGATATGGCTCCTTTTGCATATGGCAGGGCTGCGTTGATTCAGGTCTCATCATACCATTACCGCCCCTGCACGGGCCAGTCCAGCCCATAAAGGTATTCTTTCATTGTCAGATTGCACCAATTGCTTTAATCTAAGTCTGCACATAAAATTAACCGGGCCCGGATGGATGGTGATTACAATTACAACCGCGATAAAAGATATCATACTGCAAATTGCCGCTGCCTCATCTTTTTTGCTGTTGTTTCAATGGAGACTGAATCAAAGCCATCCCGCGCGCAGAAATCTTAAATTTCCGGATGACCACACTTTCCTAGCGTTGTGCTGTGCGCTTAGCCTTATACTCTGCTCTGTGCTGTCCGGCAGCCTGTTCGGGATTATCAATCTGAACTGGGCTGTGGTTCCGGCGTTTATCGGTATGCTGTATGGAAGCTTGCGCTCCCGTATTTTTCTCGGGGTGCTGCTGCTGGCGTGCACCATTGTGTTTCACTATCCGTTCACACCGCTCCATATTCTGCTCGATTCGAATATTTTAATATTTCCGCTCGTATTCAGTCTGGCCAAACGATTCAAGCAAGGAACGGATCTGGAGAAAATTTCGATTATGTGGGGCCTGCTGGCCTCGTGCACGCTGTTCAGAGTGCTTACGCCTCTGCTCGACGGCAAGAGCTACTCTGTACTTCGACCAAATGAAATCGCACTCATTTTGTGCATGCTGTTCTTCAGATTCCTGTTCGGAGGCTTCATGATTTATTGGCTGGAATCGGCTCTGGACAAGCTTGAAGTCGAGGAACGCATAGCCCATATGTCCGAGAGATTCAGATGGGAAACCGATAATCTTCAGCAGATTACCAATATGGTGCCCTTAAGTATCTTTTCCATTGACGACAATTACAAGATTACCAGCATCAACGATACGATGATGAAGAAATTGCAAACCCGGCTGCCGAATATAAAAAGGAGCGATGTTCTGTTTCTTCCCGTATTCGACCTGATACATAAGCTGAAACTTAACGAGGATAAGGAACTGGACCGCCTACTGGAAATTATTGTGCTTAAGCAAAGGTTCATGGAGAAGGTCAATTGCTTAGGGAGAGTCCTGCATATTCTTGCAGCTCCCCTGGTTCCGCAAGAGCCCGGCCAGATCGGAGGGATGGTTCTCGTCATTCAAGACGTGACGGAGGAAGAGATGATTCGAAGCGAACTGGATCATGTCGAGCGCTTGACGCTGGTCGGCCAGATGGCGGCGGGAATTACCCACGAAATTCGCAATCCGATGGCGGTGGTGCGCGGCTTCCTCCAATTGATGAGAGAGAAGAGCACACCGGATATGGATTCTTATTACCAGATTGTCATGGATGAGCTGGACCGGGCCAACAGCATTATCACTGACTTTCTGTCACTTGCGCAGAGCGGTATTTCCAGCAAAGAGGACAGCAACCTTCACGATGTGATCGAAGAGCTGGCGCCGCTGCTGTGGGCCGATGCGAATCTTCGCGGGCAAATTGTCGAGCTCAAGCTGTGCGACTCCCTGCCGGTTCTGCGTCTCAATGTTAAGGAGATCAAGCAGCTGGTGCTGAACCTGGGACGCAATGCCATGGAGGCGATGGAGGCGAAGGGCGTGCTGACGCTGGAAACCCGCTGTGAGTCGGGAAAGGTTGAACTGCTGGTAAGAGATACGGGAAGCGGAATGTCGGAGACGGAGCTGGAGAAAATGTTCGTTCCTTTCTTTACCACCAAAGACCAGGGGACCGGGCTGGGCCTTCCGTTATGCCTCAGCATTGTCGAGCGGCACGGCGGTGCGATCTCCGTCGATTCCTGCGCCGGTTCCGGTACGGTCTTTATAGTGTCTTTTCCATACGAAACTAAGGAGAAAGCAACCTACGCCGAAGCTTAGAAGGGCGGCCGTTTGAAGCCGGATGTCTGCCAGCGGCAAGCAAAAGCCGGAGCTGCGCGGCCCTTCCGCTTGCTTTCGGAGGGTAGGAATGTATAATAAAGTTAACGAATGAACTGTTAAAAAGTTCATAGACAAAACTATTTAAGTGTAGAGGAGAGTGCGAAAGCGATGTCCATGTCTTTTGACCAATATATGAAGGATTCCATTCAACCGATGCGTGACGATCTGACCAGCATTGGCTTTAAAGAGCTGAGAACTCCGGAGGAAGTGGAAGCCGCACTGCCAACCGCGAAGGGAACCTCCCTTGTCGTCGTTAACTCCGTATGCGGATGCGCCGCCGGACAATGCCGTCCCGGTGTGGCTGAGGCGTTGCAGCATGACATCAAGCCGGATCATCTCTTTACCGTCTTTGCCGGACAGGAGAAGGAAGCCACTGCGAAAGCCCGCGAATATTTCGCTCCTTACCCGCCTTCCTCGCCTTCCATCGCTCTGATGAAGGATGGGGAGCTGGTGCATTTTATTGAGCGTCACGGGGTAGAGAACCGTTCGGCTATGGAAATCGCGGCAGAGCTGAAGGATGTCTTTGACCGCTACTGTCAATAAAACGAGGAGTTTTGCCTGCCTTTTCATCCCGCGGCGCCGGTTATTCCGGTGCCGCGGGATTATTTTTGGATTTCAGCATGATGAAACGGAGTTGAGCTGCTGTGAGCCTGCAGGAAGAGATCATTGCCGCACTCGGCGTTAAGCCGGTGATTGATGCGGAGGCGGAAGTAAGGAAGAGAGTCGATTTTCTGAAAGCGTATATTGTGGAATCGGGAGCCAAAGGACTGCTGATCGCGATAAGCGGGGGCGTGGACAGCGCGGTGGCCGCAGGTCTGTGCAAACGCGCGACGGACGAGCTGAGTGCTGAACGGGGCAGGGATTATTTGACGCTTGGAGTGTTCCAGCCTTACGGGGAGCAGGAGGATATTGGAGACAGCTACGCGGTGGCCGGGACGTTTGGGCTTATAACGGTGGAGACGAATATCGAGGATACCGTTGGCGAGATTGCGCTTGAAACGGAGTATGCGCTGAAGGCAATGGGGCAGTACCGCCATTTGACGCACAAAGGCAAAGGCAACGTCAAAGCGAGAACGCGGATGGTGATTCAGTATGCGCTCTCTTTTGAGAACAACCTGCTCGTGGTTGGTACCGACCACGCATCCGAGGCGATTACCGGCTTTTACACCAAATGGGGCGACGGAGCCGTGGATATAGCGCCGCTCCGTTCCCTGAACAAACGCCAGGTGCGCCAGCTGGCCTCTTATCTCGGAGTGCCCGCCGAAATCATTGGCAAGGAACCGACTGCCGGATTATGGCCCGGGCAGACGGATGAAGCCGAGCTTGGCGTTACGTATGAGGAGAACAGCGATTACCTGGAGGGAAAGCCGG encodes:
- a CDS encoding NAD(P)/FAD-dependent oxidoreductase, whose protein sequence is MSEFDVIVIGGGPSGLMASVAAAEHGASVLLIDKGTKLGRKLGISGGGRCNVTNMKETAELIANIPGNGRFLYSALGQFDNRSIVAFFENLGIKLKEEDNGRMFPVSDKASSVVSALVGRVKSLGVQVITDSPVREVIYGKDCVHGVLLASGKKLTARAVIIATGGKSVPHTGSTGDGYAWAQAAGHSVTELYPTEVPIVSREDWVRSGELQGLSLRDVSLTVWNEKGKKLISHRGDMIFTHFGLSGPVALRCSQFLRQVQRRTGQPAVELSIDLFPDLSPNEMEAELRNKLEAESKKAVRNALKGLLPERLIPLLLSKAGIDGDLTVPHLSKSNLAALAALMKRMPVTVHGTRPLEEAFVTGGGVHLKEIDPGTMQSKLMPGLYFCGEILDIHGYTGGYNITAAFSTGYTAGMHAARPEA
- a CDS encoding BrxA/BrxB family bacilliredoxin: MSMSFDQYMKDSIQPMRDDLTSIGFKELRTPEEVEAALPTAKGTSLVVVNSVCGCAAGQCRPGVAEALQHDIKPDHLFTVFAGQEKEATAKAREYFAPYPPSSPSIALMKDGELVHFIERHGVENRSAMEIAAELKDVFDRYCQ
- a CDS encoding ABC transporter permease, producing the protein MNTMMENQAGYDTPSPRRLLQRRLARHWKEQWGIIRTAADWTVFLYLIIPGALLGGRYYYGFWNEPLPKWTMLLPYALLPALLALLMQGGILLLLHEGDLLFLRQRKEWLRTVIRGGIEYSLAVTALKITAGFLILLPFLVRAYGLSGADTGALLALSLCCGTCVKLLAHMVRVQKQGWRRWLWMLLASWLPCGLFIRAAAAWSVHPALLLLAAAGYAVVAAAALRARLRLHGTFLGDVREDFKQRMKIAGLLLRGVIDKPRPTRHKPWIFRKSRPLLRSVTPESRLADASIKAFVRNPGHFKLYLQFTGVGAIAILIVPGMLKWAVCIVLVLLMASWLVSYWKVFSSEEFIALLPFAKERKADAGSRAVPILLLPFSLLCSAAAAIPLYGWWGLAVFIPAGAVIGIMAARVFTAFRLAR
- a CDS encoding two-component system sensor histidine kinase NtrB, which codes for MVITITTAIKDIILQIAAASSFLLLFQWRLNQSHPARRNLKFPDDHTFLALCCALSLILCSVLSGSLFGIINLNWAVVPAFIGMLYGSLRSRIFLGVLLLACTIVFHYPFTPLHILLDSNILIFPLVFSLAKRFKQGTDLEKISIMWGLLASCTLFRVLTPLLDGKSYSVLRPNEIALILCMLFFRFLFGGFMIYWLESALDKLEVEERIAHMSERFRWETDNLQQITNMVPLSIFSIDDNYKITSINDTMMKKLQTRLPNIKRSDVLFLPVFDLIHKLKLNEDKELDRLLEIIVLKQRFMEKVNCLGRVLHILAAPLVPQEPGQIGGMVLVIQDVTEEEMIRSELDHVERLTLVGQMAAGITHEIRNPMAVVRGFLQLMREKSTPDMDSYYQIVMDELDRANSIITDFLSLAQSGISSKEDSNLHDVIEELAPLLWADANLRGQIVELKLCDSLPVLRLNVKEIKQLVLNLGRNAMEAMEAKGVLTLETRCESGKVELLVRDTGSGMSETELEKMFVPFFTTKDQGTGLGLPLCLSIVERHGGAISVDSCAGSGTVFIVSFPYETKEKATYAEA
- the nadE gene encoding ammonia-dependent NAD(+) synthetase; translation: MSLQEEIIAALGVKPVIDAEAEVRKRVDFLKAYIVESGAKGLLIAISGGVDSAVAAGLCKRATDELSAERGRDYLTLGVFQPYGEQEDIGDSYAVAGTFGLITVETNIEDTVGEIALETEYALKAMGQYRHLTHKGKGNVKARTRMVIQYALSFENNLLVVGTDHASEAITGFYTKWGDGAVDIAPLRSLNKRQVRQLASYLGVPAEIIGKEPTAGLWPGQTDEAELGVTYEENSDYLEGKPVRPEAAELLEKFYRETAHKRGAIPGI
- a CDS encoding ABC transporter ATP-binding protein, which encodes MEQLEDKETGREQPDIVLDVAIAEAGYEEGDIRIADISFTVRRGQLLGLIGPNGAGKSTTIKTLLGLLKHAKAKVEIGGLDGGSCAYVPEQPVFYEDLTLWEHLDLSAAAYGLEYGQFKEAAERLLRQFGMEHVRDDLPAGFSKGMKQKMMLMLGFLAQPDLYIVDEPFIGLDPRATKDFLKLLETERRRGAGVLMSTHVLDTAEKICDSFVLVSAGKVAASGTLEHIRAAAGLPEASLFDCFDALA